The following are encoded in a window of Sminthopsis crassicaudata isolate SCR6 chromosome 3, ASM4859323v1, whole genome shotgun sequence genomic DNA:
- the FUZ gene encoding protein fuzzy homolog isoform X1, protein MAEEGASGAVHLICLDASSGVPLFCRSSRGGAPSRQQLPFSVIGSLNGVHMFGQNLDVTLRSARTEDTAVVWKIFHDSVTLIVLSSEPGCSELRLERLLELVFGAMVLLVGLEELTRIRNVERLKKELRATYGLIDSLLGDAELAGDLTQCVDCIAPGDGPLLQEALAGFAEEVGSVFASLVVGGRVVVGTEGWWRLGAPEAVLLPWLVGTLPAQAARDYPVYLPHGSPTVPHRLLTLMLLPGLELCVLCGPQPPLSQLEPQVLERWWQPVLEPLRACLALASRAIPAGFSLHPDILGLLLLHLEQKRAFFTVDLGGEEGPSPRTRRRLLRSFYALVTATHFPPEAVSSEEKAEEQGCPTGVPRACYVVSGAAAKGPEGREDPGAGLRLVAIQAGPRRLLLLVSPQSPTHALRGLATRTLHALTPFL, encoded by the exons ATGGCGGAAGAAGGCGCTTCGGGGGCCGTGCACTTGATCTGCCTCGACGCCTCCAGCGGAGTCCCCCTATTCTGCAGGAGCAGCCGCGGGGGCGCCCCCTCCCGACAGCAG CTGCCCTTCTCCGTTATCGGCTCCCTCAATGGCGTGCACATGTTCGGGCAGAACCTGGACGTGACGCTGCGCTCCGCGCGCACCGAGGACACGGCCGTGGTGTGGAAGATCTTCCACGACAG CGTCACCCTCATCGTCCTGTCCTCGGAGCCGGGATGCTCGGAGCTCAGGCTGGAGCGGCTGCTGGAGCTGGTGTTCGGGGCCATG GTCCTGCTGGTCGGCCTTGAAGAGCTGACCAGAATCCGCAACGTGGAGAGACTGAAGAAGGAGCTGAGG GCTACCTATGGCCTCATTGACAGCCTCCTGGGGGACGCGGAGCTGGCCGGGGACCTGACCCAGTGTGTGGACTGCATCGCCCCCGGGGACGGGCCGCTGCTGCAG GAGGCCCTGGCGGGCTTTGCTGAGGAGGTGGGCAGTGTCTTTGCCAGCCTGGTGGTGGGTGGCCGGGTGGTGGTGGGCACGGAGGGCTGGTGGCGCCTCGGGGCTCCGGAGGCGGTGCTGCTGCCCTGGCTGGTGGGCACCCTGCCGGCCCAGGCCGCCCGCGACTATCCCGTCTACCTGCCCCATGGGAGTCCCACG GTGCCCCACCGCCTCTTGACGCTGATGCTGCTGCCCGGCCTGGAGCTGTGTGTGCTGTGTGGGCCTCAGCCCCCTCTCAGCCAGCTGGAGCCTCAG GTCCTGGAACGCTGGTGGCAGCCAGTGCTGGAGCCGCTGAGGGCCTGCCTGGCCCTCGCATCCAGAGCGATCCCAGCAGGCTTCTCCCTGCACCCCGACATTCTAGG gctccTCCTCCTGCACCTAGAGCAAAAACGTGCCTTCTTCACAGTGGATCTTGGCGGAGAGGAAG GTCCTTCCCCCAGGACCCGCCGGCGTCTCCTCCGCTCCTTCTATGCTCTGGTCACTGCCACCCACTTCCCCCCAG aGGCAGTGTCATCAGAGGAAAAGGCTGAGGAGCAGGGGTGCCCCACGGGGGTTCCCCGAGCCTGCTACGTGGTGTCTGGGGCGGCTGCCAAGGGGCCGGAGGGCCGGGAGGACCCCGGGGCGGGACTCAGGCTGGTGGCGATCCAGGCAGGGCCCCGCCGCCTCCTGCTGCTGGTGAGCCCTCAGAGCCCAACGCACGCCCTGCGGGGCCTGGCCACTCGGACCCTGCACGCTCTCACCCCCTTCCTCTAA
- the AP2A1 gene encoding AP-2 complex subunit alpha-1, which translates to MPAVSKGDGMRGLAVFISDIRNCKSKEAEIKRINKELANIRSKFKGDKALDGYSKKKYVCKLLFIFLLGHDIDFGHMEAVNLLSSNKYTEKQIGYLFISVLVNSTSELIRLINNGVKNDLTSRNPTFMCLALHCIANVGSREMGEAFAADIPRILVAGDSMDSVKQSAALCLLRLYKASPDLVPMSDWTARVVHLLNDQHMGVVTAAVSLITCLCKKNPDDFKTCVSLAVSRLSRIVSSASTDLQDYTYYFVPAPWLSVKLLRLLQCYAPPEDAAVKGRLVECLETVLNKAQEPPKSKKVQHSNAKNAVLFETISLIIHYDSEPNLLVRACNQLGQFLQHRETNLRYLALESMCTLASSEFSHEAVKTHIDTVINALKTERDVSVRQRAADLLYAMCDRSNAKQIVSEMLRYLETADYAIREEIVLKVAILAEKYAVDYSWYVDTILNLIRIAGDYVSEEVWYRVLQIVTNRDDVQGYAAKTVFEALQAPACHENMVKVGGYILGEFGNLIAGDPRSSPPVQFSLLHSKFHLCSVATRALLLSTYIKFINLFPETKATIQAVLRAGSQLRNADVELQQRAVEYLTLSSIASTDVLATVLEEMPPFPERESSILAKLKRKKGPGAAGALEDGRREPGPGGDVNGGVEPAPSAGSTPSPSTDLLGLRAAPPPAAPPAPPSAGSLLVDVFSDGPLGGAPSLGPGPEEAFLSPASEDPGVPIPEADELLNKFVCKNNGVLFENALLQIGVKSEFRQNLGRMYLFYGNKTSVQFQSFCPTVTHPGDLQTQLVVQTKRVPGQVDGGAQVQQVLNIECLRDFVTAPLLTVRFRYGGAPQALTLKLPVTINKFFQPTEMAAQDFFQRWKQLSLPQQEAQKIFQANHPMDSEVTKAKLLGFGSALLDNVDPNPENYVGAGIVQTKALQVGCLLRLEPNAQAQMYRLTLRTSKESVSRHLCELLAEQF; encoded by the exons ATGCCGGCAGTGTCCAAGGGTGACGGCATGCGGGGCCTGGCCGTGTTCATCTCGGACATCCGCAACT gtaaGAGCAAGGAGGCAGAGATTAAGAGGATCAACAAGGAGCTGGCCAACATCCGGTCCAAGTTCAAAG GGGACAAGGCCCTGGACGGGTACAGCAAGAAGAAGTACGTCTGCAAGCTGCTCTTCATCTTCCTGCTGGGCCACGACATCGACTTCGGCCACATGGAGGCCGTGAACCTGCTCAGTTCCAACAAGTACACGGAGAAGCAGATT GGCTACCTGTTCATCTCGGTGCTGGTGAACTCCACGTCGGAGCTGATCCGCCTCATCAACAACGGGGTCAAGAACGACCTGACCAGCCGCAACCCCACGTTCATGTGCCTGGCCCTGCACTGCATCGCCAACGTGGGCAGCCGTGAGATGGGCGAGGCCTTCGCCGCCGACATCCCCCGCATCCTGGTGGCAGG GGACAGCATGGACAGCGTCAAACAGAGCGCCGCCCTGTGCCTGCTGCGCCTGTACAAGGCCTCGCCCGACCTCGTGCCCATGAGCGACTGGACGGCCCGCGTGGTGCACCTCCTCAACGACCAGCACATG GGCGTGGTCACTGCCGCTGTCAGCCTCATCACCTGCCTCTGCAAAAAGAACCCGGACGACTTCAAGACCTGCGTCTCTCTGGCCGTGTCACGGCTGAGCCGG ATCGTCTCCTCGGCCTCCACGGACCTCCAGGACTACACCTACTACTTCGTCCCTGCCCCATGGCTGTCTGTGAAGCTGCTCCGTTTGCTGCAGTGTTACGCGCCGCCAG AGGACGCCGCAGTGAAGGGGCGGCTGGTGGAGTGTCTGGAAACGGTCCTGAACAAGGCGCAGGAGCCCCCCAAGTCCAAGAAAGTCCAGCATTCCAATGCCAAGAACGCTGTCCTCTTCGAGACCATCAGCCTCATCATCCACTACGACAG TGAGCCCAACCTCCTGGTCCGGGCCTGCAACCAGCTGGGCCAGTTCCTCCAGCACCGCGAGACCAACCTGCGTTACCTGGCCCTGGAGAGCATGTGCACGCTGGCCAGCTCCGAGTTCTCCCACGAGGCCGTCAAGACCCACATTGACACGGTCATCAATGCCCTTAAG ACGGAGCGGGACGTCAGCGTGAGGCAGCGGGCGGCCGACCTCCTTTACGCCATGTGTGACCGGAGCAACGCCAAGCAGATCGTGTCGGAGATGTTGCGCTACCTGGAGACGGCCGACTACGCCATCCGGGAGGAGATT GTGCTGAAGGTGGCCATCTTGGCCGAGAAGTACGCCGTCGACTACAGCTGGTACGTGGACACCATCCTCAACCTGATCCGCATCGCGGGCGACTACGTGAGCGAGGAGGTGTGGTACCGCGTGCTCCAGATCGTCACCAACCGGGACGACGTGCAGGGCTACGCGGCCAAGACCGTCTTCGAG GCCCTGCAGGCGCCCGCCTGTCACGAGAACATGGTGAAGGTCGGGGGCTACATCCTCGGAGAGTTCGGGAACCTGATTGCCGGGGACCCGCGCTCCAG CCCCCCGGTGCAGTTCTCCCTGCTGCACTCCAAGTTCCACCTGTGCAGCGTGGCCACGCGGGCGCTGCTGCTCTCCACCTACATCAAGTTCATCAACCTGTTCCCCGAGACCAAGGCCACCATCCAGGCCGTGCTGCGGGCCGGCTCCCAGCTGCGCAACGCCGACGTGGAGCTGCAGCAGCGCGCCGTCGAGTACCTCACCCTCAGCTCCATCGCCAGCACCGACGTCCTG GCCACGGTGCTGGAAGAGATGCCTCCTTTCCCAGAGCGGGAGTCTTCCATCCTGGCCAAGCTCAAGCGGAAGAAGGGCCCGGGGGCGGCTGGAGCCCTGGAGGATGGGCGCCGGGAGCCCGGGCCCGGGGGTGACGTGAACGGGGGCGTGGAGCCGGCCCCCAGCGCCGGG TCTACGCCCTCGCCCTCCACGGACCTCCTGGGGCTGCGGGCGGCCCCTCCCCCGGCGGCCCCCCCAGCCCCTCCCAGCGCCGGCAGCCTCCTGGTGGACGTGTTCTCCGACGGCCCCCTAGGGGGCGCTCCCAGCCTGGGGCCGGGCCCCGAGGAAGCCTTCCTCAG CCCCGCCTCCGAGGACCCCGGCGTCCCCATCCCCGAGGCGGACGAGCTTCTGAACAA GTTCGTGTGCAAGAACAACggggtcctctttgagaacgcCTTGCTGCAGATCGGAGTCAAGTCTGAGTTCCGGCAGAACCTGG gccgGATGTATCTCTTCTACGGAAACAAGACCTCAGTCCAGTTCCAGAGCTTCTGTCCCACTGTCACTCATCCTGGGGACCTCCAGACT CAGCTGGTGGTGCAGACCAAGCGGGTGCCGGGCCAGGTGGATGGGGGTGCCCAAGTGCAGCAGGTCCTCAACATCGAGTGCCTGAGGGACTTTGTCACCGCCCCCCTGCTGACCGTGCGCTTCAG GTATGGGGGGGCTCCTCAGGCCCTCACGCTCAAGCTCCCAGTGACCATCAACAAGTTCTTCCAGCCCACCGAGATGGCTGCCCAGGACTTCTTCCAGCGTTGGAAGCAGCTGAGCCT CCCCCAACAGGAGGCCCAGAAAATCTTCCAGGCCAATCACCCCATGGATTCCGAGGTGACCAAGGCCAAG CTCCTCGGCTTCGGCTCGGCCCTGTTGGACAACGTGGACCCGAACCCGGAGAACTACGTGGGTGCCGGGATCGTGCAGACCAAGGCCCTGCAGGTGGGCTGCCTGCTCCGGCTGGAGCCCAACGCCCAGGCCCAG ATGTACCGCCTGACGCTGCGGACCAGCAAGGAGAGCGTGTCTCGGCACCTGTGTGAGCTGCTGGCCGAGCAGTTCTGA
- the FUZ gene encoding protein fuzzy homolog isoform X2: MAEEGASGAVHLICLDASSGVPLFCRSSRGGAPSRQQLPFSVIGSLNGVHMFGQNLDVTLRSARTEDTAVVWKIFHDSVTLIVLSSEPGCSELRLERLLELVFGAMVLLVGLEELTRIRNVERLKKELRATYGLIDSLLGDAELAGDLTQCVDCIAPGDGPLLQVPHRLLTLMLLPGLELCVLCGPQPPLSQLEPQVLERWWQPVLEPLRACLALASRAIPAGFSLHPDILGLLLLHLEQKRAFFTVDLGGEEGPSPRTRRRLLRSFYALVTATHFPPEAVSSEEKAEEQGCPTGVPRACYVVSGAAAKGPEGREDPGAGLRLVAIQAGPRRLLLLVSPQSPTHALRGLATRTLHALTPFL, encoded by the exons ATGGCGGAAGAAGGCGCTTCGGGGGCCGTGCACTTGATCTGCCTCGACGCCTCCAGCGGAGTCCCCCTATTCTGCAGGAGCAGCCGCGGGGGCGCCCCCTCCCGACAGCAG CTGCCCTTCTCCGTTATCGGCTCCCTCAATGGCGTGCACATGTTCGGGCAGAACCTGGACGTGACGCTGCGCTCCGCGCGCACCGAGGACACGGCCGTGGTGTGGAAGATCTTCCACGACAG CGTCACCCTCATCGTCCTGTCCTCGGAGCCGGGATGCTCGGAGCTCAGGCTGGAGCGGCTGCTGGAGCTGGTGTTCGGGGCCATG GTCCTGCTGGTCGGCCTTGAAGAGCTGACCAGAATCCGCAACGTGGAGAGACTGAAGAAGGAGCTGAGG GCTACCTATGGCCTCATTGACAGCCTCCTGGGGGACGCGGAGCTGGCCGGGGACCTGACCCAGTGTGTGGACTGCATCGCCCCCGGGGACGGGCCGCTGCTGCAG GTGCCCCACCGCCTCTTGACGCTGATGCTGCTGCCCGGCCTGGAGCTGTGTGTGCTGTGTGGGCCTCAGCCCCCTCTCAGCCAGCTGGAGCCTCAG GTCCTGGAACGCTGGTGGCAGCCAGTGCTGGAGCCGCTGAGGGCCTGCCTGGCCCTCGCATCCAGAGCGATCCCAGCAGGCTTCTCCCTGCACCCCGACATTCTAGG gctccTCCTCCTGCACCTAGAGCAAAAACGTGCCTTCTTCACAGTGGATCTTGGCGGAGAGGAAG GTCCTTCCCCCAGGACCCGCCGGCGTCTCCTCCGCTCCTTCTATGCTCTGGTCACTGCCACCCACTTCCCCCCAG aGGCAGTGTCATCAGAGGAAAAGGCTGAGGAGCAGGGGTGCCCCACGGGGGTTCCCCGAGCCTGCTACGTGGTGTCTGGGGCGGCTGCCAAGGGGCCGGAGGGCCGGGAGGACCCCGGGGCGGGACTCAGGCTGGTGGCGATCCAGGCAGGGCCCCGCCGCCTCCTGCTGCTGGTGAGCCCTCAGAGCCCAACGCACGCCCTGCGGGGCCTGGCCACTCGGACCCTGCACGCTCTCACCCCCTTCCTCTAA